A single window of Pygocentrus nattereri isolate fPygNat1 chromosome 24, fPygNat1.pri, whole genome shotgun sequence DNA harbors:
- the LOC108440754 gene encoding ATPase family AAA domain-containing protein 2, whose product MVMLRSSSGTAEAAAAKRAPSDMDSSSEFLSLRRPQRKSARLRRGLDDSCSSAENSPANGYLSAKEENSDDKCSMRTRAQRDKASVKFADMRNQTDRSSQKEDKRSQKEHKRSSQTEDKISPQKEDESVRHLRKSPRFQTDGDKSGDENTVVDEIDRTATPQNIRARLREEKEDSAVRRSSRITRYKLDARNQSVLYDRLITNTAEAVLQKMDDMQKMRRRLRSRDSEEENHRMYSEAKRKRTTQSSVRTDEESADDQENEYSDQEDDNDNEDDEDEEDGEGEEEEEDNQKRYEFRQRKAVVRYQAPLEEPRKQSIFFRRHSTPIRRRYSFGATGPHSPYNRRRSSRRRHAIHSSDSTSSSSSSDDEKFERRRNKSRNRSMYRCLPMNLLKEDLLGIHKDRIKVGASLADVDPMQIDQTVRFDSIGGLGRHISALKEMVVFPLLYPEVFERFKIQPPRGCLFYGPPGTGKTLVARALANECSQGDKKVAFFMRKGADCLSKWVGESERQLRLLFDQAYQMRPSIIFFDEIDGIAPVRSSRQDQIHSSIVSTLLALMDGLDSRGEVVVIGATNRLDSIDPALRRPGRFDREFLFSLPDREARKDILKIHTRQWNPQPSDAFLEELADKCVGYCGADIKAICAEAALCALRRRYPQIYASSQKLLLDVASISVDGRDFLSAMRKIVPASQRAVASPARALTPVVQPLLANTLINSLKALQKLFPHVEQGLKKKKEKDGGADILDDLLHSDDEGSSMCTSNPAQKNAGPAGTFLHFNRSALQQPTSFRPRLLLSGGPGSGQSTHLAPAILHTLEKFPVYTLDMAVLFGVSTTSPEEACAQLFCEAKRTAPSILYIPHMQRWWDTVSSALKATFLSLLQDIPSFSPILLLATCSLPYQELCSEVQDLFLMEYGEVFSVSLPCEEERRNFFEDLILVQAAKAPVSKREAVLQALEVLQVAPPPPPRQLSEQEQQKLEEQEEDTLRELRLFLRDVTNRLAQDKRFKIFTKPVDTEEVPDYTTVIKQPMDLSTVLSKIDLHKYVTVKDFLHDVDLIWKNALEYNPDRDPSDRLIRHRACALKDTVHAIIKDELDEDFEKICVEIKESRMKRGCTTSRFTPSYYHVLPKVSALAEPNDSGPFKDAAPVVATPVTPKQAGVQKKKKRRKLWSNGLVRRKKSSYSHSKETVESGEEEEDEDEDEDDGKAAESEGTDEKVKDVESEPMEVENKKEDPPPTENGNETVPPLVQNGNVSSGEGDDVCMVSSVNGIQNGNVSDAIPNGCSAVEDGDGEVQLMESTDAKGTKPSAEEDTGIEKGMRRVTRGLRMQAQQQLLDVDTAMRILEQGNQPLIVDHNKLKELLEKAVAKTEGYEVDRLEKLYALLCQCIYRHKRNCDKTALIQEMSREVEDFS is encoded by the exons ATGGTGATGCTTCGAAGCAGCAGCGGAACCGCCGAGGCGGCCGCGGCGAAGAGGGCGCCTTCTGATATGGACTCCAGCTCGGAGTTTCTCTCCCTGCGGCGGCCGCAGCGAAAGTCAGCGCGGTTGAGAAGGGGCCTGGATGACAGCTGCAGCAGCGCCGAGAACAGCCCAGCCAAC GGATATTTGTCTGCCAAGGAGGAAAACAGTGATGACAAATGCAGCATGAGGACACGGGCTCAAAGAGACAAAGCCAGTGTGAAGTTTGCTGATATGAGGAACCAAACTGACAGATCTTCTCAAAAAGAGGATAAAAGATCTCAAAAGGAACATAAAAGATCTTCTCAAACGGAGGACAAAATATCTCCTCAGAAGGAGGACGAAAGTGTGAGACATTTAAG GAAATCTCCAAGATTCCAGACAGATGGCGATAAATCTGGTGACGAGAATACTG TTGTAGATGAGATTGACCGGACAGCAACCCCTCAGAATATTCGTGCGCGATTaagagaggaaaaggaggaCAGTGCTGTAAGACGCAGCTCCAGGATCACCAGATATAAGCTTGATGCCAGGAACCAGTCTGTCCTCTACGACCGGCTAATCACAAA CACTGCAGAGGCTGTCCTCCAGAAGATGGACGACATGCAGAAAATGCGGCGAAGGCTGAGGAGCAGAGACTCAGAAGAGGAG AATCACAGAATGTACTCTGAAGCCAAGAGGAAGAGGACCACACAGTCCTCTGTGAGAACAGATGAGGAGAGTGCTGATGATCAAGAGAATG AATACAGTGATCAGGAAGATGATAATGACAAcgaagatgatgaagatgaagaagacggagaaggagaggaagaggaagaagacaaCCAGAAACGCTATGAATTCAGGCAAAGAAAAGCTGTTGTTCGCTACCAAGCTCCTCTTGAGG AGCCAAGGAAGCAGAGCATATTTTTCCGCCGACACTCCACCCCAATCAGGCGGAGGTATTCCTTCGGTGCCACAGGACCCCATAGCCCATACAACAGACGCAGAAGCAGCAG AAGGAGGCATGCCATCCACAGTAGTGACTCAACCTCTTCCTCTTCATCATCTGATGATGAGAAATTtgagagaagaagaaataaGAGCCGGAACAGGTCAATGTACAG ATGCCTTCCAATGAACTTGCTGAAGGAGGATCTTTTGGGAATCCACAAGGACAGAATTAAAGTCGGAGCAAGTCTCGCTGATGTTGATCCAATGCAGATTGACCAAACG GTGCGCTTTGACAGCATTGGTGGTTTGGGCAGGCATATCTCGGCTCTAAAGGAAATGGTGGTCTTTCCCTTGCTGTACCCTGAAGTCTTTGAGCGGTTTAAGATTCAGCCTCCAAG AGGTTGTCTTTTCTACGGCCCTCCCGGTACAGGAAAGACCCTGGTTGCTCGGGCCCTGGCCAACGAGTGCAGTCAGGGGGATAAGAAAGTGGCATTCTTCATGAGGAAAGGAGCAGACTGCCTCAGCAAGTGGGTGGGAGAGTCTGAGAGACAGCTGCGATTACTTTTTGACCAG GCATACCAGATGCGTCCATCAATCATTTTCTTTGATGAGATTGATGGAATTGCACCTGTTCGATCAAGCAGGCAAGACCAGATACACAG CTCTATCGTATCCACATTGTTGGCTTTGATGGATGGGCTGGATAGTCGTGGTGAGGTGGTCGTTATTGGAGCCACTAACCGGCTGGATTCCATAGATCCTGCACTCAGACGGCCTGGGCGCTTCGACAGGGAATTCCTATTCAGCCTCCCAGATAGAGAG GCTCGTAAGGATATCTTGAAGATTCATACAAGACAGTGGAATCCACAGCCATCTGATGCTTTCCTCGAGGAGCTGGCTGACAAGTGTGTCG GTTACTGTGGTGCAGACATAAAGGCCATATGTGCAGAAGCGGCACTGTGCGCCCTGCGGCGGCGCTACCCCCAGATATACGCCTCTTCTCAGAAACTTCTACTGGATGTGGCGTCCATCAGCGTGGATGGCCGTGACTTCCTGTCTGCCATGAGGAAGATAGTCCCTGCATCCCAGAGGGCTGTGGCGTCTCCGGCCCGAGCCCTAACGCCGGTTGTCCAGCCCCTGCTGGCCAATACTCTCATCAATTCCCTGAAGGCCCTACAGAAGCTCTTCCCTCATGTGGAGCAGGGCctcaagaagaaaaaagaaaagg ATGGTGGAGCTGACATACTAGATGACCTCTTGCACAGTGATGATGAAGGATCCTCTATGTGCACAAGTAACCCTGCCCAGAAAAATGCAGGGCCAGCTGGGACCTTCCTTCATTTTAACAG GAGTGCTCTCCAGCAGCCCACTTCATTCAGGCCCCGCTTACTGCTCTCTGGGGGTCCAGGCTCAGGTCAGAGCACACACTTGGCTCCTGCCATACTCCACACTCTGGAGAAGTTTCCTGTCTACACACTGGACATGGCTGTACTTTTTGGGGTCAGCACCACAAGcccagaggaagcctgtgcacAG CTGTTTTGTGAGGCCAAGAGAACGGCTCCCAGCATCCTGTACATTCCTCATATGCAGCGCTGGTGGGACACAGTGAGCTCTGCACTTAAAGCCACTTTCCTCAGCCTGTTGCAGGACATCCCTTCCTTCTCACCCATCCTTCTCCTCGCCACCTGCAGCCTCCCTTATCAGGAACTCTGCTCAGAG GTGCAGGATCTGTTTCTCATGGAGTATGGAGAggtattcagtgtttcactTCCTTGTGAAGAGGAGAGACGCAACTTCTTTGAGGATCTCATTCTGGTCCAAGCTGCAAAGGCCCCTGTATCAAAAAGAGAAGCAG TGCTCCAGGCTCTGGAGGTCCTCCAAGTGGCCCCCCCACCTCCTCCGCGCCAGCTCTCTGAGCAAGAGCAGCAGAAGCTAGAGGAGCAGGAAGAGGACACACTCAGGGAACTCCGCCTCTTCCTGCGTGATGTCACAAACCGACTTGCTCAGGACAAGCGCTTCAAGATCTTCACCAAACCTGTGGACACAGAGGAG GTTCCAGATTACACTACAGTCATTAAGCAGCCCATGGACCTCTCCACAGTCCTCAGCAAAATTGACTTGCACAAATACGTAACTGTAAAAGACTTCCTTCATGATGTGGATCTGATCTGGAAGAATGCTCTGGAGTACAACCCAGATAGAGACCCCTCAG ATCGTTTGATTAGACACCGTGCCTGCGCGCTCAAGGACACTGTTCATGCCATCATCAAAGATGAACTGGATGAGGATTTTGAGAAGATCTGTGTTGAGATCAAGGAGTCACGCATGAAGCGAG GTTGCACCACATCAAGGTTTACCCCTTCATATTACCATGTGCTGCCAAAAGTCTCTGCATTAGCAGAGCCTAATGATTCTGGCCCCTTCAAAGATGCTGCTCCTGTGGTTGCAACACCAGTTACACCAAAGCAAGCAG GTgtacagaagaaaaagaagcgCAGGAAGCTATGGAGCAATGGCCTTGTCCGCCGAAAGAAGTCCTCATACTCGCACTCAAAAGAAACAGTTGAGTCaggtgaagaagaggaggatgaggatgaagaCGAAGATGACGGCAAAGCAGCAGAGAGCGAGGGTACAGATGAGAAAGTCAAAGATGTGGAATCTGAACCGATGGAGGTGGAGAACAAGAAGGAAGACCCACCTCCAACAGAGAATGGGAACGAAACGGTCCCCCCGCTTGTTCAGAATGGCAATGTTAGCAGTGGAGAAGGAGATGATGTCTGTATGGTTTCGTCTGTGAATGGAATCCAGAATGGAAATGTTTCTGATGCCATTCCGAATGGCTGCAGTGCTGTAGAGGATGGAGACGGTGAGGTCCAACTGATGGAGAGCACTGATGCTAAGGGGACGAAACCTAGTGCAGAGGAGGACACAGGAATAG AGAAGGGGATGAGACGTGTGACCAGAGGCTTGAGGATGCAGGCCCAGCAGCAGCTTCTTGACGTGGACACTGCCATGAGGATCCTGGAACAGGGGAACCAGCCACTGATTGTGGATCACAACAAGCTGAAG GAGCTCTTGGAAAAAGCGGTGGCCAAGACTGAGGGTTATGAGGTTGACCGGCTGGAGAAGCTTTATGCTCTGTTGTGCCAGTGCATCTACAGACATAAGAGAAACTGTGACAAAACTGCACTTATACAG gagatgtcCCGGGAAGTTGAGGATTTCTCGTAG
- the LOC108440755 gene encoding zinc fingers and homeoboxes protein 1-like isoform X2: MSSRRKSTTPCMVLPSDVVEQDPDMETLAGEEGAENAAEGPTEGAVVPMETEGDHEDSSSHSAGKRPNQTTVEQSATDLTTEGSLSQAETEEIEDPTVTGISLSKTPIMKKKSKPEPKRIAVSLKGTDDSDALIESEGDPEPMEASVMGTSITAEMMNPVLAESAKPGVLVSIPNPVPAEQKKPVMNPATVLPAGLAQVLSALQAQQSAQAQLLIPVSSIPTYNAAMDSNVLLVNTYKKFPYPSASEIMGLAAQTKFSEEQIKIWFSAQRLKHGVSWTPEEVEEARRKQFNGTVHTVPQTITVIPAHHLSATNGLQSILQTCQIVGQPGLVLTQVGTANSLPVTTPITLTVAGMPSQSQAPKISSNQTSPAVSETKRATTVQPPSLTPQENSALSTDHFGLRPKKSKEQLAELKASYMKNHFASDSEIARLMKLTNLTKGEIKKWFSDTRYNQRNSKNNHYTVSHDSSRPSNNNNNSSTTIVIDSGSETPQSPTTSPIKEKETRTKTWNPFPDFTLQKFKEKTPEQLVILEESYQKCDTPSDEELSRLRAETKLTRREIDAWFTEKRKTPAAEASEKNDGADGETSQGKRSQTPPGLKKLSKEKITKKTPEQLHVLKSAFVRTQWPSAEEYDQLAEESGLPRSYIVNWFGDTRYAWKNGNLKWYFYYQSGNVEGMNGSKSRKRRIRNRGWGRSRSRKAKKSTGPEKSPPMKFKTGKDILKEYYLKHKFLNEQDLDELVAKSNMSYEQVREWFAEVCRKVDMGTDPFEDNTGNEQEEEESQGENEMVSEEQGPLAAGDEDGDDDEEDDDEETDDSESWEPPQSVRKTLSGSEDQ; the protein is encoded by the exons ATGTCGAGCAGAAGGAAGTCCACAACCCCCTGCATGGTGCTTCCATCAGATGTGGTGGAACAGGATCCGGACATGGAGACCCTGGCAGGGGAGGAAGGAGCTGAGAATGCGGCAGAAGGCCCTACAGAAGGAGCGGTAGTTCCCATGGAAACTGAGGGAG ACCATGAAGACAGTTCAAGCCATTCTGCAGGAAAACGCCCAAATCAAACCACTGTGGAGCAGTCAGCCACGGATCTAACCACTGAAGGAAGTTTGAGTCAAGCTGAGACAGAGGAGATTGAAGACCCTACGGTCACCGGAATCTCTCTCAGCAAAACACCaatcatgaaaaagaaaagcaaacctGAGCCTAAGAGAATAGCTGTGTCTCTCAAAGGCACGGATGACAGCGATGCCTTGATCGAAAGCGAGGGGGATCCAGAACCAATGGAGGCATCAGTCATGGGTACTTCCATCACAGCTGAAATGATGAACCCGGTTCTTGCAGAGTCTGCAAAGCCTGGTGTGCTCGTCAGCATTCCCAATCCAGTGCCCGCTGAGCAAAAGAAGCCAGTTATGAACCCTGCTACGGTGCTTCCTGCTGGCCTGGCCCAGGTTCTGTCAGCCCTGCAGGCCCAGCAGAGTGCACAAGCTCAGCTTCTGATTCCAGTGAGCAGCATTCCAACCTACAATGCAGCCATGGACTCCAATGTACTGCTGGTGAATACCTACAAGAAGTTCCCTTACCCCTCAGCATCTGAAATCATGGGCCTAGCAGCTCAGACCAAGTTCAGCGAGGAGCAGATAAAGATCTGGTTCTCTGCTCAGCGTTTAAAGCATGGCGTTAGCTGGACACCAGAGGAAGTTGAGGAGGCTAGAAGGAAGCAGTTTAATGGCACAGTCCACACGGTACCCCAGACCATTACGGTCATACCAGCCCACCATCTATCTGCCACTAATGGTCTGCAGTCTATCCTTCAGACTTGCCAAATCGTGGGCCAACCAGGCCTGGTTCTAACGCAGGTCGGCACCGCAAACAGCCTGCCGGTCACCACCCCTATCACACTGACAGTTGCAGGAATGCCCAGTCAAAGCCAGGCACCCAAGATCTCAAGCAATCAGACCAGCCCTGCTGTTAGCGAAACAAAGCGAGCCACCACGGTCCAACCACCATCACTGACCCCGCAGGAGAACTCCGCCCTCAGCACCGATCACTTCGGCCTGCGGCCCAAGAAGTCAAAGGAGCAGCTGGCTGAGCTGAAAGCCAGctatatgaagaaccattttgccagTGATTCTGAAATAGCCAGGCTGATGAAGCTGACCAACCTCACCAAAGGCGAGATCAAGAAGTGGTTCAGCGATACCCGTTACAACCAGCGCAATTCCAAAAACAACCACTATACCGTCTCCCATGACAGCAGTAGGcccagcaacaacaacaacaacagcagcacaacCATCGTCATTGACTCTGGGAGTGAGACTCCGCAGTCCCCAACCACATCGCCCATCAAAGAAAAGGAAACCCGCACCAAAACCTGGAACCCCTTTCCAGATTTCACTCTGCAGAAGTTCAAGGAGAAGACCCCAGAGCAACTGGTGATTTTAGAAGAGAGCTACCAGAAATGCGATACCCCTTCGGACGAAGAGCTAAGCCGGCTGAGGGCTGAAACAAAGCTCACCAGACGGGAGATAGATGCTTGGTTTACGGAGAAGAGGAAAACCCCTGCTGCTGAGGCATCTGAAAAGAACGATGGGGCAGATGGCGAAACCTCCCAGGGTAAACGTAGCCAGACTCCACCTGGTTTGAAAAAGTTGTCCAAGGAGAAGATAACCAAAAAAACCCCAGAGCAGCTCCACGTCCTCAAGAGCGCATTCGTACGCACTCAGTGGCCTTCCGCCGAAGAATATGACCAGCTAGCTGAGGAGAGCGGGCTACCCCGGTCTTACATTGTCAATTGGTTTGGAGATACGCGCTACGCCTGGAAGAACGGCAACCTTAAATGGTACTTCTATTATCAGAGTGGAAACGTGGAGGGTATGAATGGAAGCAAAAGCAGAAAACGGAGAATTCGGAACCGAGGCTGGGGAAGATCTCGCAGCAGGAAAGCCAAGAAATCCACGGGTCCGGAGAAGTCCCCGCCAATGAAGTTTAAGACGGGGAAAGATATCCTAAAGGAATACTACTTGAAGCACAAGTTCTTGAATGAGCAGGATCTGGATGAGCTGGTAGCCAAGTCTAACATGAGCTACGAGCAAGTGAGGGAGTGGTTTGCCGAAGTTTGTCGGAAGGTGGACATGGGCACTGACCCATTTGAAGACAACACAGGCAACGAGCAGGAAGAGGAGGAGTCCCAGGGCGAAAATGAAATGGTGAGTGAAGAGCAAGGCCCCTTGGCCGCTGGCGATGAGGACGGCGATGACGATGAGGAGGATGACGACGAGGAGACAGATGACAGTGAATCCTGGGAGCCTCCACAGAGTGTTAGAAAAACCTTGTCTGGGTCAGAAGATCAGTGA
- the LOC108440755 gene encoding zinc fingers and homeoboxes protein 1-like isoform X1, giving the protein MSSRRKSTTPCMVLPSDVVEQDPDMETLAGEEGAENAAEGPTEGAVVPMETEGGEDHEDSSSHSAGKRPNQTTVEQSATDLTTEGSLSQAETEEIEDPTVTGISLSKTPIMKKKSKPEPKRIAVSLKGTDDSDALIESEGDPEPMEASVMGTSITAEMMNPVLAESAKPGVLVSIPNPVPAEQKKPVMNPATVLPAGLAQVLSALQAQQSAQAQLLIPVSSIPTYNAAMDSNVLLVNTYKKFPYPSASEIMGLAAQTKFSEEQIKIWFSAQRLKHGVSWTPEEVEEARRKQFNGTVHTVPQTITVIPAHHLSATNGLQSILQTCQIVGQPGLVLTQVGTANSLPVTTPITLTVAGMPSQSQAPKISSNQTSPAVSETKRATTVQPPSLTPQENSALSTDHFGLRPKKSKEQLAELKASYMKNHFASDSEIARLMKLTNLTKGEIKKWFSDTRYNQRNSKNNHYTVSHDSSRPSNNNNNSSTTIVIDSGSETPQSPTTSPIKEKETRTKTWNPFPDFTLQKFKEKTPEQLVILEESYQKCDTPSDEELSRLRAETKLTRREIDAWFTEKRKTPAAEASEKNDGADGETSQGKRSQTPPGLKKLSKEKITKKTPEQLHVLKSAFVRTQWPSAEEYDQLAEESGLPRSYIVNWFGDTRYAWKNGNLKWYFYYQSGNVEGMNGSKSRKRRIRNRGWGRSRSRKAKKSTGPEKSPPMKFKTGKDILKEYYLKHKFLNEQDLDELVAKSNMSYEQVREWFAEVCRKVDMGTDPFEDNTGNEQEEEESQGENEMVSEEQGPLAAGDEDGDDDEEDDDEETDDSESWEPPQSVRKTLSGSEDQ; this is encoded by the exons ATGTCGAGCAGAAGGAAGTCCACAACCCCCTGCATGGTGCTTCCATCAGATGTGGTGGAACAGGATCCGGACATGGAGACCCTGGCAGGGGAGGAAGGAGCTGAGAATGCGGCAGAAGGCCCTACAGAAGGAGCGGTAGTTCCCATGGAAACTGAGGGAGGTGAGG ACCATGAAGACAGTTCAAGCCATTCTGCAGGAAAACGCCCAAATCAAACCACTGTGGAGCAGTCAGCCACGGATCTAACCACTGAAGGAAGTTTGAGTCAAGCTGAGACAGAGGAGATTGAAGACCCTACGGTCACCGGAATCTCTCTCAGCAAAACACCaatcatgaaaaagaaaagcaaacctGAGCCTAAGAGAATAGCTGTGTCTCTCAAAGGCACGGATGACAGCGATGCCTTGATCGAAAGCGAGGGGGATCCAGAACCAATGGAGGCATCAGTCATGGGTACTTCCATCACAGCTGAAATGATGAACCCGGTTCTTGCAGAGTCTGCAAAGCCTGGTGTGCTCGTCAGCATTCCCAATCCAGTGCCCGCTGAGCAAAAGAAGCCAGTTATGAACCCTGCTACGGTGCTTCCTGCTGGCCTGGCCCAGGTTCTGTCAGCCCTGCAGGCCCAGCAGAGTGCACAAGCTCAGCTTCTGATTCCAGTGAGCAGCATTCCAACCTACAATGCAGCCATGGACTCCAATGTACTGCTGGTGAATACCTACAAGAAGTTCCCTTACCCCTCAGCATCTGAAATCATGGGCCTAGCAGCTCAGACCAAGTTCAGCGAGGAGCAGATAAAGATCTGGTTCTCTGCTCAGCGTTTAAAGCATGGCGTTAGCTGGACACCAGAGGAAGTTGAGGAGGCTAGAAGGAAGCAGTTTAATGGCACAGTCCACACGGTACCCCAGACCATTACGGTCATACCAGCCCACCATCTATCTGCCACTAATGGTCTGCAGTCTATCCTTCAGACTTGCCAAATCGTGGGCCAACCAGGCCTGGTTCTAACGCAGGTCGGCACCGCAAACAGCCTGCCGGTCACCACCCCTATCACACTGACAGTTGCAGGAATGCCCAGTCAAAGCCAGGCACCCAAGATCTCAAGCAATCAGACCAGCCCTGCTGTTAGCGAAACAAAGCGAGCCACCACGGTCCAACCACCATCACTGACCCCGCAGGAGAACTCCGCCCTCAGCACCGATCACTTCGGCCTGCGGCCCAAGAAGTCAAAGGAGCAGCTGGCTGAGCTGAAAGCCAGctatatgaagaaccattttgccagTGATTCTGAAATAGCCAGGCTGATGAAGCTGACCAACCTCACCAAAGGCGAGATCAAGAAGTGGTTCAGCGATACCCGTTACAACCAGCGCAATTCCAAAAACAACCACTATACCGTCTCCCATGACAGCAGTAGGcccagcaacaacaacaacaacagcagcacaacCATCGTCATTGACTCTGGGAGTGAGACTCCGCAGTCCCCAACCACATCGCCCATCAAAGAAAAGGAAACCCGCACCAAAACCTGGAACCCCTTTCCAGATTTCACTCTGCAGAAGTTCAAGGAGAAGACCCCAGAGCAACTGGTGATTTTAGAAGAGAGCTACCAGAAATGCGATACCCCTTCGGACGAAGAGCTAAGCCGGCTGAGGGCTGAAACAAAGCTCACCAGACGGGAGATAGATGCTTGGTTTACGGAGAAGAGGAAAACCCCTGCTGCTGAGGCATCTGAAAAGAACGATGGGGCAGATGGCGAAACCTCCCAGGGTAAACGTAGCCAGACTCCACCTGGTTTGAAAAAGTTGTCCAAGGAGAAGATAACCAAAAAAACCCCAGAGCAGCTCCACGTCCTCAAGAGCGCATTCGTACGCACTCAGTGGCCTTCCGCCGAAGAATATGACCAGCTAGCTGAGGAGAGCGGGCTACCCCGGTCTTACATTGTCAATTGGTTTGGAGATACGCGCTACGCCTGGAAGAACGGCAACCTTAAATGGTACTTCTATTATCAGAGTGGAAACGTGGAGGGTATGAATGGAAGCAAAAGCAGAAAACGGAGAATTCGGAACCGAGGCTGGGGAAGATCTCGCAGCAGGAAAGCCAAGAAATCCACGGGTCCGGAGAAGTCCCCGCCAATGAAGTTTAAGACGGGGAAAGATATCCTAAAGGAATACTACTTGAAGCACAAGTTCTTGAATGAGCAGGATCTGGATGAGCTGGTAGCCAAGTCTAACATGAGCTACGAGCAAGTGAGGGAGTGGTTTGCCGAAGTTTGTCGGAAGGTGGACATGGGCACTGACCCATTTGAAGACAACACAGGCAACGAGCAGGAAGAGGAGGAGTCCCAGGGCGAAAATGAAATGGTGAGTGAAGAGCAAGGCCCCTTGGCCGCTGGCGATGAGGACGGCGATGACGATGAGGAGGATGACGACGAGGAGACAGATGACAGTGAATCCTGGGAGCCTCCACAGAGTGTTAGAAAAACCTTGTCTGGGTCAGAAGATCAGTGA